The region CGATCCTTTGTGTCCGTCGCGCCATTGGCTTAGAGCGTGTTCCGGCCCGAGGGTTCACCCAAATGGGGCGAACGGGGCGCATGGCATCCGAGCCGCGCAGCCCACACCTTTGCAAGGCGGGCGTCGATTTCAGGAAAAGCGCGATAGCGTGCCGAAAATTTATCCGTAACACCGTTAAGCAGTTGGCGTCCGGGTTTAAACTGGTTGAAAACCGTTCGAAGGGTGAAAGCAATGAGCCATGTTTTGCACCGCAGTCTCGTCCAGTCCTATCCGGTGGCCGTGAAGGGCGAGGGCGTCTATCTGATCGACTCGACCGGCAAGCGCTATCTGGATGCCTGTGGCGGGGCGGCGGTGTCCTGCCTGGGCCACAGTGATCCGGCTGTGATCGCGGCGATCCAGCGCCAGGTTGCTGAACTGGCTTATGCGCATAGCGCCTTCTTCACCTCTGAGCCAATGGAACAATTGGCGAACTTTCTAACCGCCAGGGCGCCCGGCTCACTGGATTACGTCTATTTCGTCTCGGGTGGTTCGGAAGCCATCGAATCAGCGCTGAAACTGGCCCGCCAGTATTACGTCGAGAAGGGCGAGCCTGAGCGCAGGCATATCATCTCGCGGCGCCAGAGCTATCACGGCAACACGCTGGGTGCGCTGGCGACCGGGGGCAATCTCTGGCGTCGGTCGCAGTTCGAACCCTTGCTGGTCGAGACGCATCAGGTCAGTCCCTGTTATGCCTATCGCGAAATGCGTCCCGGCGAGACCGAAGCAGTGTTCGCACGCCGCCTGGCTGACGAGCTTGAAAGCAAAATCCTCGAACTGGGTGCGGATCAGGTCATGGCGTTTATTGCCGAACCGGTTGTCGGCGCTACCCTCGGTGCGGTACCGCCGGTGGCGGATTACTTTCGTCTGATCCGGCGCGTATGTGATCGTTATGGTGTGTTATTGATTGCGGACGAGGTGATGTGCGGGATGGGGCGCACGGGTAGTCTGTTCGTTTCGGCTCAGGAGCAGATCGAGCCGGATATCCTATGCATCGCCAAGGGGCTCGGGGCAGGCTACCAACCGATTGGCGCTACGCTCGTCAGCGAGCAGATTGTTCGCACGCTCCGTGAGGGCAGCGGGTTCTTCCAGCATGGACATACCTATATCGGACATGCGACTGCCTGCGCTGCGGCACTGGCAGTACAGCAGCAGATCGAGTCGCGTCAGCTGTTGTCCCAGGTGGTGAGCATGGGACGTAAACTGCATGCCGGGCTGCAATCGCAGCTGGGTGATCTACCCTACATCGGTGATATCCGTGGGCGCGGGTTGTTCCGCGGAATCGAGCTGGTGCGCGACCGCGATTCCAGGACACCTTTCAGCCCAGAACTTAAGCTGCACGCGCG is a window of Pseudomonas sp. gcc21 DNA encoding:
- a CDS encoding aspartate aminotransferase family protein, producing MSHVLHRSLVQSYPVAVKGEGVYLIDSTGKRYLDACGGAAVSCLGHSDPAVIAAIQRQVAELAYAHSAFFTSEPMEQLANFLTARAPGSLDYVYFVSGGSEAIESALKLARQYYVEKGEPERRHIISRRQSYHGNTLGALATGGNLWRRSQFEPLLVETHQVSPCYAYREMRPGETEAVFARRLADELESKILELGADQVMAFIAEPVVGATLGAVPPVADYFRLIRRVCDRYGVLLIADEVMCGMGRTGSLFVSAQEQIEPDILCIAKGLGAGYQPIGATLVSEQIVRTLREGSGFFQHGHTYIGHATACAAALAVQQQIESRQLLSQVVSMGRKLHAGLQSQLGDLPYIGDIRGRGLFRGIELVRDRDSRTPFSPELKLHARIKAKAMELGLMCYPMGGTVNGRDGDHILLAPPFIIDDGHVDQIVDRLSASIQHVMRGI